GGGCTGGGCCTTGATGAGCCAATTTGTTAAGTTTGACTTTCTTTGTTTAGCTCCTTTGCCCTCCCAGGTTCCACCTATTCAGAACCTGTGCACCAGCAGTTCCCCACCCGGTTCACGTTCCCTCCTCCTCAGTTCTTCCCTATAACAGCAGGAGCAGAAATTGTTTGTTTCAGGGTGTCCATAGAAGCTGCAGTTCGGTTGTTTGCATTTGGTCTGAGTTGGGGGAAGCCCCCGGGGACCTCCAGTCCATCCATCTGGTTCAGGGGGCTCTCTGTAGCCGTTACTATAAGAGTCAGCCACACGGAAGGGAGGTGGTAACAATGCACCCCTGTGAACGCCATCCTTGGAGTGACTGCCTGGCTCCAGAGAAGGGTTGCtgtcctgatgtgggtagggtcGCCCAGGAGGGCACTGTCTGGGGAAGGTGGCATATGGTGGTAGGCCCCCCCCACATGGACCCCCTGCCAACTGCCTCCGGGGTTCCTGGCAGTGGACTCCACCCCCAGAAGGCCGAGGGATAGTAAAGCCCCCAGGGTAGCCAGTAGAGAAGGCCATTGCCTTGGACTCTGCTAGGGGGGCAGGCAGCAGCTCCTCCCCACCATCTGGCTCTGGCTTTTTGGCTGGAGGAGGCCCACTCCCTACTCCTCCATTCATGATCTTCCTCTCTGCCTCCTTCTGCTTCTGCTCTGCCAGGAATCTCTCCTCAGCATCAGAAAGGTAGCGCTGGATCATCTCCTCCTGATACTGGTGGCGGTGACCCATCTTCAGGGTTCCAACAAAAATAAACTTCCCTTCCCCTTGCATTGCAATCCTCATAATGCTCAGACTTTGCATCACCTCCTGGCTATACTTGCTTCCTCCATTACCAACAGATTCAGATGCGGGCTTCTCAGACACAGGCCCATCCCCAGCTGCCTCCTCCTTGCCACACTTCCAGCTCTTCAgtgagtttttcttcttcttctctagtGTCTCAGTGCCACTGCTTACCCCTGAGCCCGTTCCCAACCCTCCAGGCTTAGACCCCTTGCTGTGCATCAGGCCTCCCATGTTCTTCTTGAGCTTGCTGCCCAAGGTTTTGCCAAAGCTGCCCAGTTTGTTAGCCACAGAATCTGCTCTCTTCTTGTCCTTCTCCCGATCTCGCTTTGACTTGTCCTTCCGCCTGCTGCCCTCGTTGCTGGTAGAACTGCTGCCAACTGACTCCTTGTCTGATTCCCCAGACTCAGGAGTGGAGCGGGGCTCATCTCCAGCTGAGGCTGTGGGGGACTCAGGCTGGGCCAGGGGAGCCTGAGAGAGACAAGAACAGTGTTAGCAATTATCTCATTGGTCTGGGTTGGGGGAAACCCTCAGGGACCTCTAGCCCATCCATCTGGCTCAGGGGACTCACTACAACCGTTGCTACATGTATTAGCCATGTGGAAGAGGGGTGGTAACACTCCTATGTACTCCATCCTTAGAGAGGCTGACTAGTTCCAGAGAAGCCTGCTGTCATGATGGGGAAGGATTCCCCAGGAGGGCACAGTCCTTCCCTATCTCCAGTCACCTCTCCTGTGAACCAAGGAAAAATGTATCTAAGTTTTACCTCACCCATTGCAACCCGGCTTCCTTCTGTAataaggtgatatcaagataaAGCCTGACTGCTCTTCCAGAACAACGAGCAACAAATACACAGCCTCTGGGTCAGGAGGAAGATAATTTCAAGACACTAGAATGTACTTTATTATAAATGCCTCTATGCCAAACTCTGCTCTAAATAAATCTCAAGCAAGTCTTGACTAACCACAACCAACCAAGTCTAGCCAGTCTTTATTCCCTCAGCTTTTATACACCTAGCTTGGGAGTCCATCAATTTGCCTTGctcctgtgtttcttttctaCGTATAATAATGGTATCCTGAGACTCCACTGGATCAGAAGCTCTTTAAGTTATTCTGTCACCCTCTGCCCAATCCAGAGGTCTATCTACAGAGGGCTCAGAACAAAGTAATGATGACTTCAAATTCATCAAAAAGCCCAgaaaatttttcttaaagaatATGTCTTAGTATCAGGAAGCAGAGCCTGGTTGGAGACATGTGTGGGAAAATGGAGGGGACTGAAGGGTAGAAAGGCAGGAAAAAGTGTCCCCTGAAACTTATCTGATACCTTCCAGTTATGCCTAACCTTGAATCATAAGCCACCACTCAGCACCTATTCAGAAGGAGACCATCACCAGACCAGATGTCCTTGTTCTCTCTGCCACTGAGGGCATGCAGGGTAGGGCTGGGTGACATCTACCTGTGCATCAGAAGACAGTGGGATCCACTTCACATTCATGTAGCTATGCAGCAGGTGCAGTTTGACCTCCAGAGACAGAATTACACTGTgaaaaagagatagagagagagaaagttaaAAACTTAACTGTGACCTCTAAAAAGCAAAGCAGCAGGATTCAGTTGGGAGGTAGGGTACAAGAGGGCTAAATGTCTGGGACTCTGACAGAATGGGTTTGAATAACAGCTCCATCAATTACTGGctttatgaccttgagcaagtcatgcTGATGTCCCTGCAACTCAGTTGGGGTTGATAATGGGGACAGATAATACTATCTATCCTGCAGGGCTGTTGTGAAGTTTAAAGTAGTGTTTGGAAAGGGCCCACCACAGTGTCTAGAAAATAGGGAACACTTACTAAACAGAAACCAgtattattattgttgctgtAAATATTATTTAGAAGGAGCTTCTGATACTCAGAGAACTTATTGTTAAAAAAGCTATAAATTCTGGATTTTAAATCAAATCCTCTCAGCTGAGTCCCAGTGGCAGGACCTCAAAAAAAGGAGGTATTGGGCAaggagctatgagtcggaatcgactctggcactgggtctgggggcAAGGGGCAAGGGAGGAGCTTTGATATTTATACACTCTCCGCAGGGAAGCtgtggagggaggcaggaggaagg
This DNA window, taken from Elephas maximus indicus isolate mEleMax1 chromosome 3, mEleMax1 primary haplotype, whole genome shotgun sequence, encodes the following:
- the OTUD7B gene encoding OTU domain-containing protein 7B isoform X1 — its product is MTLDMDAVLSDFVRSTGAEPGLARDLLEGKNWDVRAALSDFEQLRQVHAGNLSPPFSEGSGGPRTPEKGFSDRESTRPPRPTLQRQDDIVQEKRLSRGISHASSSIVSLARSHVSSNGGGGGSNEHPLEMPICAFQLPDLTVYNEDFRSFIERDLIEQSMLVALEQAGRLNWWASVDPTCQRLLPLATTGDGNCLLHAASLGMWGFHDRDLMLRKALYALMEKGVEKEALKRRWRWQQTQQNKESGLVYTEDEWQKEWNELIKLASSEPRMHLGTNGANCGGVESSEEPVYESLEEFHVFVLAHVLRRPIVVVADTMLRDSGGEAFAPIPFGGIYLPLEVPANQCHRSPLVLAYDQAHFSALVSMEQKENTKEQAVIPLTDAEHKLLPLHFAVDPGKGWDWGKDDSDNVRLASVILSLEVKLHLLHSYMNVKWIPLSSDAQAPLAQPESPTASAGDEPRSTPESGESDKESVGSSSTSNEGSRRKDKSKRDREKDKKRADSVANKLGSFGKTLGSKLKKNMGGLMHSKGSKPGGLGTGSGVSSGTETLEKKKKNSLKSWKCGKEEAAGDGPVSEKPASESVGNGGSKYSQEVMQSLSIMRIAMQGEGKFIFVGTLKMGHRHQYQEEMIQRYLSDAEERFLAEQKQKEAERKIMNGGVGSGPPPAKKPEPDGGEELLPAPLAESKAMAFSTGYPGGFTIPRPSGGGVHCQEPRRQLAGGPCGGGLPPYATFPRQCPPGRPYPHQDSNPSLEPGSHSKDGVHRGALLPPPFRVADSYSNGYREPPEPDGWTGGPRGLPPTQTKCKQPNCSFYGHPETNNFCSCCYREELRRREREPGGELLVHRF
- the OTUD7B gene encoding OTU domain-containing protein 7B isoform X2, which translates into the protein MPICAFQLPDLTVYNEDFRSFIERDLIEQSMLVALEQAGRLNWWASVDPTCQRLLPLATTGDGNCLLHAASLGMWGFHDRDLMLRKALYALMEKGVEKEALKRRWRWQQTQQNKESGLVYTEDEWQKEWNELIKLASSEPRMHLGTNGANCGGVESSEEPVYESLEEFHVFVLAHVLRRPIVVVADTMLRDSGGEAFAPIPFGGIYLPLEVPANQCHRSPLVLAYDQAHFSALVSMEQKENTKEQAVIPLTDAEHKLLPLHFAVDPGKGWDWGKDDSDNVRLASVILSLEVKLHLLHSYMNVKWIPLSSDAQAPLAQPESPTASAGDEPRSTPESGESDKESVGSSSTSNEGSRRKDKSKRDREKDKKRADSVANKLGSFGKTLGSKLKKNMGGLMHSKGSKPGGLGTGSGVSSGTETLEKKKKNSLKSWKCGKEEAAGDGPVSEKPASESVGNGGSKYSQEVMQSLSIMRIAMQGEGKFIFVGTLKMGHRHQYQEEMIQRYLSDAEERFLAEQKQKEAERKIMNGGVGSGPPPAKKPEPDGGEELLPAPLAESKAMAFSTGYPGGFTIPRPSGGGVHCQEPRRQLAGGPCGGGLPPYATFPRQCPPGRPYPHQDSNPSLEPGSHSKDGVHRGALLPPPFRVADSYSNGYREPPEPDGWTGGPRGLPPTQTKCKQPNCSFYGHPETNNFCSCCYREELRRREREPGGELLVHRF